The bacterium genome includes a window with the following:
- a CDS encoding glycine--tRNA ligase: MTQKPAKKDTSMEKIVSLCKRRGFIYPSSEIYGGLNSCYDYGPLGIELKKRIKDYWWNSMVRSQQNIEGLDSSILMHPTIWQASGHVENFTDPMVDCKNCKSRYRADQLENPDQCPNCKKNELTEARQFNLMFKTFMGPVEDSANVVFLRPETAQGIYVNYQNVLTTSRQKLPFGIAQIGKAFRNEITPGNFTFRTREFEQMEMQYFVKPGQDDQELEAWKEKRWQWYLSLGINPKKLRFHQHTENELAHYAKGAFDIEYEFPFGWHELEGIHNRTDFDLKRHEEYSKKNLHYYDEASKEKYLPYIIETSAGCDRSILSVLCDAYHEEEERVVMKFSPKLAPIQIALLPLVKKDGLPEKAKAAQANIDSQWVSFYDESGSIGKRYRRQDEIGTPFCATFDHDSNEKNTVTVRHRDSMQQESVHIDQLNQFLADHI, from the coding sequence ATGACCCAAAAACCTGCAAAAAAAGACACCTCCATGGAAAAAATTGTTTCCTTATGCAAAAGAAGAGGCTTTATTTACCCTTCCAGTGAAATTTATGGTGGCCTCAACAGCTGCTATGATTATGGTCCCTTAGGCATTGAATTAAAAAAACGCATCAAGGATTACTGGTGGAACTCCATGGTGAGAAGCCAACAAAACATTGAAGGCCTGGACAGCTCTATCTTAATGCATCCTACCATTTGGCAAGCCTCTGGCCATGTAGAAAATTTTACTGACCCTATGGTAGATTGTAAAAATTGCAAAAGCCGTTATCGTGCTGATCAGCTTGAAAATCCAGACCAATGTCCCAATTGTAAAAAAAATGAACTGACTGAAGCTCGTCAATTTAATCTGATGTTCAAAACGTTTATGGGTCCTGTTGAAGACAGTGCCAATGTTGTATTTTTACGTCCAGAAACTGCCCAGGGTATTTATGTTAATTACCAAAATGTTTTAACCACTTCCAGACAGAAATTGCCTTTTGGCATAGCACAAATTGGTAAAGCGTTTCGCAATGAAATTACGCCTGGCAATTTCACCTTTAGAACCCGTGAGTTTGAACAAATGGAAATGCAATATTTTGTTAAGCCCGGACAAGATGATCAAGAACTTGAAGCCTGGAAAGAAAAACGTTGGCAGTGGTATTTAAGCCTTGGCATAAATCCAAAAAAATTACGCTTTCATCAACACACCGAAAATGAATTGGCTCACTATGCCAAGGGCGCGTTTGATATTGAGTATGAATTTCCTTTTGGTTGGCATGAGCTTGAAGGCATCCATAACCGCACAGATTTTGATTTAAAACGTCATGAAGAATATTCCAAAAAAAATCTGCACTACTATGATGAAGCCAGTAAAGAAAAATACCTTCCTTACATTATTGAAACTTCCGCAGGTTGTGATCGCAGTATCTTATCTGTTTTATGTGATGCCTATCATGAAGAAGAAGAGCGGGTGGTTATGAAATTTTCGCCTAAGCTTGCGCCCATTCAGATAGCTCTGTTGCCTTTGGTTAAAAAAGACGGTTTACCTGAAAAAGCCAAAGCTGCTCAAGCCAATATTGATTCACAGTGGGTCAGCTTCTATGATGAAAGCGGTTCCATTGGTAAACGTTACCGCCGTCAAGATGAAATTGGCACACCCTTTTGTGCTACCTTTGATCACGACAGCAATGAAAAAAATACGGTGACTGTTCGTCATAGAGATAGCATGCAGCAAGAGAGTGTTCATATTGATCAACTGAACCAATTTCTAGCGGATCATATATAA
- a CDS encoding serine/threonine protein kinase codes for MAEVFKASKAGAKGFKKTFALKRILPPFSDKKHFTNMLFDEAHLQAQLNHPNLVQVYDFAHDQEQYYLIMEYVDGISLRDLSRQLWARHEKIPWQVSLYTISQMLKALQYIHHKKNESESLNIVHRDVSPQNILLARNGQVKLADFGIAWSTLKQEQTRSGVLKGKTSYLSPQQLNNTPITAFTDIFATAIILYELICQRNPFLGQSDYATMKNIEDLNYINSKQLAPDVPQNIHQLLNSILSCNDLDLSAQDMLMQINAIQENDWLLNGDILFTTWLEQQSLITEDSKHEALDKTIFLTHPHTQTHKTKISKKTPYFVLFFTTSLLVIVLWHQGYFQEKLQHKTPQQVLDKKKPPNTAKQSSTPVAVAKPVAKNNKKKPQDFLKKRPLPSSKKLSKVNFIGPEGSTIVINGEHKQILPAHALKLEAGTYLVQWTLKTGQNKIKRIQLKEDSTKILLWHSF; via the coding sequence ATGGCCGAAGTTTTCAAAGCAAGCAAAGCAGGGGCAAAGGGATTTAAAAAAACCTTTGCCTTAAAGAGAATTTTACCCCCTTTCTCAGACAAAAAACATTTTACCAACATGCTTTTTGATGAGGCTCACCTTCAAGCACAACTCAATCATCCCAATTTAGTTCAAGTCTATGACTTTGCTCATGATCAAGAGCAGTATTATTTAATTATGGAATATGTTGATGGTATTTCTCTAAGAGATCTAAGTCGTCAACTTTGGGCTAGGCATGAAAAGATCCCCTGGCAGGTTAGTCTTTATACCATCAGCCAAATGTTAAAAGCTTTGCAGTATATTCATCACAAAAAAAATGAATCTGAATCACTGAATATTGTTCATCGTGATGTGAGTCCACAAAACATTTTATTGGCCCGCAATGGTCAAGTCAAACTGGCTGACTTTGGCATTGCTTGGTCAACACTAAAACAAGAGCAAACGCGATCCGGTGTACTCAAAGGCAAAACATCCTATTTGTCACCTCAACAATTAAACAATACGCCCATCACTGCTTTTACAGATATTTTTGCTACTGCTATCATTCTTTATGAGCTGATCTGTCAACGCAATCCCTTTCTTGGCCAAAGCGATTATGCAACCATGAAAAATATTGAAGATCTCAATTATATTAACTCAAAACAACTTGCACCCGATGTTCCACAAAATATCCATCAACTTCTCAACAGTATTTTAAGTTGTAATGACCTTGATTTATCTGCACAAGACATGCTCATGCAAATAAACGCCATTCAAGAAAATGACTGGCTGTTAAATGGTGATATTTTATTTACAACTTGGCTAGAGCAACAAAGCCTCATCACTGAAGACAGCAAACATGAAGCCTTAGATAAAACAATTTTTTTAACGCACCCTCATACGCAAACCCATAAAACAAAAATCTCTAAAAAAACACCCTACTTTGTACTCTTCTTTACAACTTCATTGCTTGTGATTGTATTGTGGCATCAAGGCTACTTTCAAGAGAAGCTACAGCATAAAACACCTCAACAGGTTTTAGACAAAAAGAAACCACCTAATACAGCGAAACAATCAAGCACTCCTGTTGCTGTAGCAAAGCCTGTAGCTAAAAACAATAAAAAGAAACCGCAAGACTTTTTAAAAAAAAGGCCTCTGCCATCATCTAAAAAGCTATCCAAAGTAAATTTTATAGGGCCAGAGGGATCAACCATTGTAATCAACGGTGAACATAAACAGATTTTACCTGCGCATGCCCTTAAACTAGAGGCTGGAACTTATCTTGTACAATGGACTTTAAAAACTGGGCAGAACAAGATTAAACGCATACAATTAAAAGAAGACAGCACAAAAATATTGCTATGGCATTCTTTTTAA